In one window of bacterium DNA:
- a CDS encoding phosphatase PAP2 family protein yields the protein MSTKEAIFRPEDTAFVIYLVTVAVLVTLFHQGVEKWWTYVVIHSFAAGLIVPWLRFSTGHSHPVIRFLRYWYIPIVLGYFYEQIDGYILGIHGMYLDHFITGFEKAFLGIHPSVWLERFASPPLTEIMKISYHSYYWLGPVLGLSLYFRGELMAFRRTVFSIVTAFFISYLGFFLFPVIGPRYVLSDLYKGPLEGYVVTALQDYIMEVGDINGGCMPSSHVAVAMVVLLLAWVYRKKMAAWMTPFVTMLCISTVYNRYHYVSDVVAGIVVGLFSFWLGSVVYGPMEQTEIDDSRLKFGV from the coding sequence ATGTCGACGAAAGAGGCCATTTTCCGTCCTGAAGACACAGCCTTTGTCATCTACCTGGTGACCGTGGCGGTCCTCGTCACCCTGTTTCATCAGGGCGTGGAAAAATGGTGGACCTACGTCGTGATCCACTCCTTTGCCGCGGGGCTCATCGTACCATGGCTCCGCTTTTCCACCGGGCACAGTCACCCGGTGATCAGGTTCCTTAGATACTGGTATATCCCCATCGTACTGGGATATTTCTACGAGCAGATCGATGGTTATATCCTCGGTATTCACGGGATGTACCTGGACCACTTCATCACCGGTTTCGAGAAAGCTTTTCTGGGCATACACCCTTCCGTGTGGCTGGAGCGATTTGCCAGTCCTCCCCTGACCGAGATCATGAAAATTTCGTACCATTCCTATTACTGGCTTGGCCCTGTACTGGGCCTCTCTCTCTACTTCAGGGGAGAATTGATGGCCTTCAGAAGGACTGTCTTCTCCATTGTTACTGCCTTCTTCATATCCTACCTCGGGTTCTTTTTGTTCCCGGTTATCGGTCCCCGTTATGTGCTGTCTGACCTTTACAAAGGGCCCCTTGAGGGTTATGTTGTCACCGCCCTTCAGGATTACATTATGGAGGTGGGCGACATCAACGGCGGCTGTATGCCCAGTTCCCACGTGGCAGTCGCTATGGTGGTTCTCCTTCTGGCCTGGGTTTACCGTAAGAAAATGGCTGCCTGGATGACCCCTTTCGTCACCATGTTGTGCATATCCACCGTATACAACCGTTATCACTATGTTAGCGATGTGGTAGCCGGTATAGTGGTAGGTCTTTTTTCCTTCTGGTTGGGAAGTGTAGTGTATGGTCCGATGGAACAAACCGAAATTGATGATAGCCGTTTGAAGTTTGGGGTTTGA